A window of Pirellula sp. SH-Sr6A contains these coding sequences:
- a CDS encoding ATP-binding protein: MSQSHESPSFPKRIPFKVDIAGIIEIMGTSLYSNPNTPIRELLQNAHDAIMRRRARDLSYQGRIDVTQNEMHRTISFHDNGIGLSPAEAEEYLGTLGIGITGLIKKGFTAENPDAQMPASKKDGSALIGQFGIGLFSGFMLAERIVVESLRFEGEQAIRWEAGAGTEIELSASNKTTPGTSVTLYLKPNYTIFAEDEQLIEDSIKQYADFLPIPIYLNESKARINLIQASWLDPTPDQENMIEELASYFGETPLDTIPIAMESPVSVRGALYVTPQRTPGFADEATIAVSVRRMIISRHIRELIPGWAPFLRGVLELPDCSPTSNREDLVRDAVFLAVCESLEHAIYEHFEKIADREPSRWQSILQWHRYTFAGMAVYDDRLRSLLARTYRFNTSQGELTLIDILDKSRADELVETDVDYVIWYNADRRQETWMNEFFRSTGVPCVHTFRSFEETLLASMLGQNKSLRSELRPASPSSSNFTESILGIEQRKEAGSEWQEFLAKLNINLFVASSRNSPPVLAFINERYELSKTFQEIKDSGDLPKGFERIIQQHFDRMPADKNDVILNQHHKVIKKALQQGPTGSMAHMLRVLVMGAMNKAGATISPEAMEYQAIDLNAIADILDP; encoded by the coding sequence ATGTCACAAAGCCACGAATCCCCTTCTTTCCCGAAGCGAATTCCTTTCAAGGTCGATATCGCGGGGATCATCGAGATCATGGGAACCTCCCTGTACTCGAATCCCAATACTCCCATTCGTGAATTGCTGCAGAATGCTCACGATGCCATCATGCGTCGCAGAGCGCGCGATCTGAGCTATCAAGGACGGATCGATGTGACGCAAAATGAGATGCATCGCACGATCTCCTTTCACGACAACGGCATCGGGCTCTCCCCCGCGGAAGCGGAGGAGTACTTGGGCACCTTGGGAATCGGCATCACCGGCTTGATCAAGAAAGGGTTCACGGCCGAGAATCCAGACGCGCAAATGCCCGCCAGCAAGAAAGACGGGAGCGCCCTGATCGGTCAGTTCGGTATCGGATTGTTCTCCGGCTTCATGTTGGCGGAGAGGATCGTGGTTGAAAGTTTGCGATTTGAAGGGGAGCAAGCGATCCGGTGGGAGGCTGGAGCGGGCACCGAAATCGAGCTATCCGCTTCGAACAAAACGACGCCTGGCACCTCCGTGACGTTGTACCTCAAACCTAATTACACGATCTTTGCGGAAGACGAACAGCTGATCGAAGACAGCATCAAGCAGTATGCGGATTTCCTTCCGATTCCGATCTATCTCAACGAATCGAAGGCTCGCATCAATTTGATCCAGGCCAGTTGGCTGGATCCGACTCCCGATCAAGAGAACATGATCGAAGAGCTGGCCTCGTACTTTGGGGAAACACCACTCGACACCATTCCCATCGCGATGGAGTCTCCTGTTTCAGTGCGAGGTGCCCTCTATGTAACGCCCCAGCGCACCCCTGGCTTTGCCGACGAAGCCACCATCGCCGTGAGCGTTCGGCGGATGATCATCTCCCGACATATTCGCGAGTTGATCCCGGGTTGGGCTCCTTTTTTGCGAGGCGTGTTGGAGTTACCGGACTGTTCCCCAACTTCCAATCGAGAGGACCTGGTACGCGATGCGGTCTTTCTCGCGGTATGTGAAAGTCTGGAACACGCGATTTATGAACACTTCGAAAAGATCGCAGACCGCGAGCCTTCGCGATGGCAGTCGATTCTCCAGTGGCATCGTTATACCTTTGCGGGGATGGCCGTCTATGACGACCGCCTCCGCAGCTTGTTAGCGCGCACCTATCGATTCAACACCTCCCAAGGGGAATTGACGCTCATCGATATTCTGGACAAGAGTCGTGCCGACGAGCTTGTCGAAACCGATGTCGATTATGTCATTTGGTACAACGCGGATCGACGGCAAGAAACGTGGATGAACGAGTTCTTTCGCAGCACGGGCGTTCCTTGTGTCCATACTTTCCGAAGTTTCGAGGAGACGCTCCTGGCGAGCATGCTTGGACAGAACAAAAGCTTGCGTAGCGAGCTACGCCCAGCGAGCCCCTCGTCGAGCAACTTCACCGAATCCATTCTCGGAATTGAACAACGCAAAGAGGCCGGAAGCGAATGGCAAGAGTTTCTCGCGAAATTGAATATCAATTTGTTCGTCGCAAGCAGCCGGAACAGTCCTCCGGTCCTCGCGTTCATCAACGAGCGATATGAACTCTCGAAGACCTTTCAAGAGATCAAAGATAGCGGTGATTTGCCAAAGGGTTTTGAACGAATCATCCAGCAACATTTCGATCGGATGCCTGCCGATAAAAACGACGTCATCCTGAATCAACATCACAAGGTCATCAAGAAAGCGCTCCAGCAGGGGCCGACGGGGTCCATGGCTCATATGTTGCGGGTCTTGGTCATGGGAGCCATGAACAAAGCCGGAGCGACAATCAGCCCGGAAGCCATGGAATACCAAGCCATCGACTTGAACGCCATCGCCGACATCTTGGATCCCTAA